TACGACGCCCCTGCCCCGGATGACGGATGTCGGATTCTCATTGACCGGCTGTGGCCACGTGGACTTTCAAAAGAAGCGGCTTGCGTCAATCTGTGGCAAAAAGATCTTGCCCCGTCAACAAGACTGCGTAGCTGGTTCCGGCATGACCCGGCCCGCTGGCAAGAATTTCAGACACGGTATTTCACCGAGCTTGATCAGAATATCAATGCCGTGAAGGATCTTTGGCAACGAGCCCGATATAGTCCGGTGACTATTCTTTTTGCGGCCAAGAACGAGAAATACAATCATGCGGTCGCCCTGAAAGTCTATCTCGCTCGTCATTTTAGATGAGGGGCCTGTATTCTTCCAGAGCTTTTGATCAACCCACATGAAAGCGGACTTCAGGAGGATCTCACAGGATGCGGAATCGCCTGTGTGGCCGGTTTAGCCAACGTCACTTACCAACAAGTCAAATCCGTGGCAATGACATGGGGCATGACGTCGGCGATACGCGTCTCTGGACCAATACGGTCTTCGTTCAAATATTGTTAAACCATTATGGGATTCAATCCCTGCCGGGAGAATCCCGTTTCGATCCTAGCAGGGTCTGCTGCCACTCGCCCTTTTCGCCACGAAATGGCACCACAAAAATAATCAGGCCTTGTGGCAGTGGATGATTTATTGGAAGAACCCAGCCGGACCAGTGATGTTGGACTCTCAATTCATTCTACGTAAACACGTCCGTACCGATTTCGGAAGGATCAAACCCAGAGGGTTTAGCACGGTTCATGATCCTGTTTTAAGGAACTTCCATAAGAAACTTTTTTGAAGTTAACCTTCTTAAATTGAAAGCATTTTCCTTGCGAATAATAAAAAA
Above is a window of Candidatus Nitrospira neomarina DNA encoding:
- a CDS encoding DUF488 domain-containing protein, with product MKRVYDAPAPDDGCRILIDRLWPRGLSKEAACVNLWQKDLAPSTRLRSWFRHDPARWQEFQTRYFTELDQNINAVKDLWQRARYSPVTILFAAKNEKYNHAVALKVYLARHFR